GCTCCTTCGTTCGATTCACCCTTGAATGTCGTCACATAGTCTTCCATGACCGCTCCGAGGCGGCGGCGCATTTTCCGCCGGAGTTCATCCCGGACAATGAGCTTCTCCGTATTGAGCGCGTCTGCCTCCATGAAGCCAGCATGGGTCTTTCTGTAAGTTTGTCAACTTCGTTAAATCGTCTTAAAACTTCTGCCCGGCGTGCGCAGCATCAAAGCCTGCTCACTTGCCGCGACTCGGCTCCCGGTCTGGTGCCTCATGCGGTACGGTGGGTCCGCTGAATGGCTCGACGTGGGTCACGATGTCAGTGACGGCGGGAAAAGACGCTCTGACGGCGTCCTTGACCCTATGGCCGATCGCATGCCCCTTCTCGACGGTGATGCGCCGGTCCACCTGCACATGGACATCCATGTGATAGCCGAGGCCGCTCTTCTTCATTCTCAGCTTCTCAATCCGGCGGACGCCCTCCGTGCTTTCAGCCAGGGCCAGCACCTCCCGCACCATTTCAGGAGGCGCGGCGCCGTCCATGTTCTCATGCAGGGCGAGCTTCAGGAGCGAAAATCCGTTGTATCCGATGACCAGACATCCCAGAAGCGCCGCAATGTCATCCGCCTTCTCGTACCCCGGTCCACCGGCAAGCGAGATCGTGATTCCAAGAAACGCCAGTGCCGACGTGATCGCATCCGAACGATGATGCCAGGCGTCACCCTTGAGCGCGATGCTCGTGGTTTCCGCACTCTTCTTCAGGGCGTACCGTGAAAGGATCATTTTCGTCACCACAACGAGCAAAAGAATTGGCAGGGTGAACCAGTCCGGGGAACTGTGGCGTCCGACAAGATTCCGGGAACTTTGGATGGCGATGATCGCGCCTGCGGCAAGCAGTGCCAGCGCCGAAAACAACGCCCCGAGCTGCTCAGCCTTCCCGTGTCCGAACGGATGGTCCTCGTCGGGAGGCCTGCTCGAAATCCTCAGGGAAACCAGCACCACTGACGATGTGACGACATCGGTCAGCGATTCGATCCCGTCGGCAATCAATGCATAGGAATGACCGAGCAACCCGGCGAGGATCTTGACCGCCGCAAGCACGACGTTCACGAAAATGCTCTTCAAGGTTGTTTGAAACGCCACCGCAACCGATTGCTTCATTTTGGATCCCGCCAGGATATGCATTCCAACGACGCGGGTCAACGCAGCCCCTTGTCGACCCTCGCTGTAGCGCGCCAATGCGGGAGGCGGCTCAAGCCAGGACAGGAAGCGCAATGCCAGCCGCCTCAAAAATGCCGGTGCCAAGGAAGCGTGCGCGTCCACCGAGGCTGCGTTGAATCCGGAGGACCTCGTTCCATTTCACCATCCGTTCACTGCGGCTGAATGAGCCAACCTTGAGCTGGCCCGCATTGGTCGCCACCGCGAGGTGCGCAATGAACGCGTCCTCGGTCTCCCCCGAACGCGCCGACACCACGGGCAGCCAGCCGGCGGCCTGTGTCTGGCGGATGGCTCGGATCGTCTCGGTCACGGTGCCGATCTGGTTGAGCTTGATCAGCACGGCGTTCGCGGTCCGGGCGGAGATCCCCCGCCTGATCCTTTCGGGATGCGTCGTAAAGTGATCGTCCCCGATGAGCTGGCAGCGGTGCCCGATCGCTTCGCGCACGAGTCGCCAGCCATCCCAGTCATCCTCCGCCATCGGATCCTCGATCGATACGATCGGATACTTCTCCACCCAGTCGATCATCAGGCGTGCAAACTGCGCGGATGTGAACCGCCGTTTTTCCAAACCCAGCGAGTAGCTGTCGTCCTGAAAAAGGTCGGTGGCTGCGATGTCGAGCGAGAGCCCGACATCGCGTCCCGGAGTGTAGCCGGCCGCACGAATCGCGGCGAGCAGCGCCTCAAACACGTCCTCATTGCGGTCGAAAAGCGGCCAGTAACCGCCCTCGTCCGCCACGCCGGCGAGCCGGCCTCGCGCCCGCATGACATCGGCGGCGGCGTGAAAGACATTGTGCGTGATCTCAAGCGTCTCCTCGTAGGTGCGCGCGCGAAGCGCCACGATCATGAAATCCTGGATGTCGATGCGGCCCTGCGCGTGGCGGCCCCCGCCGAAGATCTGGACCTCGGGCAGCGGCAGCAGCGTGCTCTGGCCGCCTCCAAGCGATTCAAAAAGCGGCACACCCCGCGCGCACGCCGCAGCCTGCGCCGCAGCCATCGAAACCCCCAGCAGCGCGTTGGCGCCCAGCCGCGACTTGTTCGGCGTGCCATCCAGCGCAACGAGCGCCGCATCGAGTCCCGATTGATCGAAGACATCGCGCCCCACCACCAGACGCGCGATTTCTCCTTCAACATGCGCGATGGCTTGAAACACCGACTTCCCGCGGTAGCGATGCGGATCGCCATCACGCAGTTCGTGCGCCTCATGGCTTCCGGTCGACGCCCCGGAGGGCACGAACCCGCGGCCACTCATGCCATTTTCGAGGGTGATCTCGACCTCCACTGTGGGATGGCCGCGGCTGTCGAAGATCTGCAGGGCGTGCAGGGCGGAAATTTTCATGAGGATGCCAGGGTCAGGAGCCAGTCGGCGGTGAAGGTCTTGAGGACGGGCGTGGGAGTCACCAGACAACGCACGGCAAAGGCTGTCACAATATCTCCATCCCCCGGCTTGAGATATTCAACGGGAGACTTTCCATGGACTCTCGCAAGCATGAGCGCTGCAAGCAAGAGGACGGTGCGCGACTCCAGATCCGCCGTGGCGCGACTGCCGAGAGCCGTGCCATAGGCATTCCAGAATGCGGGAACCAAGTCCAGAAGGCGCGCCGGATCCGCGCGATGAAGCAGCGTCTTGAGGTGCAGATGGCAAAGGAGAAAGGCGGTGTCGAAGGCGGGATCACCGTACCATCCGCACTCCGCATCCAGCACTACGATGCGGTCGTGCGACACCAGCAGGTTTTTGGGTGAATAGTCCCCATGCACAAGCGCCAGGTTCGTCCTGGCCAGCCGTCCGGCCTCTGCCTCAAGCACGTCACGGACGGCCGGAACCCGCGCAGCGGTCGTCAGAAGATAGGGCTCAATCCGCAGCGCATGAAAATTGGACAGCGTGGCAAATCGCGCTGCAGCGTTTGAATCTCCCCATGACGCCGCATGAAGCCGCCCCAGCACGGCACCGGCATGGACCGCGGGCCCGCGATCCGCATGGCCCGCCAGCAGCATCTGCTTCCAAGTGCGAAAACCATCGCCGAAATACTCCATCGCAAACCATCCCTCCTCCCTGTTTCCCGCGAGTATGCGCGGAACCGATTCCGGGACCACCCGTGCCGCATAGTCGAAGTAGTCCCATTCGGTTCGATTCCGACCGGTGTCGGCAAGCCACTCGGCGCTGACCTTCAGCCGGGGGAGCGCGCGCTTCACCACGAGCCTTCGATCGCCGTCCTCGACGAGGGCAATCTCGCTTGAAACTCCACCTTCGAGGCCGCGCACGCGCACCGGTCCCGCCGTCACGGTGCCGGCGGCTCGCAAGTGGGCGATCAGGCTGTCACTCGATGCGGACATGTACTCGGAGATTCAATCCGAGCGCATGTTCGAAGGTCGAGTCAAGGCATGGAAATACCCTTCATGCCCGCAGCCTTGCGACTGCGCCCTCAAATCGGGGCGAGCAGGCCGCCATCCACGTGGATGATCTGGCCATTGAGAAAATCCGATGCGCGACGCAAGAAATCGCTTTACGGATACAGCAGATGGGCCATTGAGTGGTCCGGACTTGTGTGCAGAATGGGAGGCTCATTTGCGCATCGGCTTCCATTCCCCAATGAAATGAAACCCGAAACAATCATGCCTCCCTGTGTGATACAAGTCCGTGCCCTCGCTCTTGCGCTGGGACTGTTCTCCCTCTGCCCGCATCCCGCATCAGCGCAGGCCGCCA
This genomic window from Opitutaceae bacterium contains:
- a CDS encoding phosphotransferase; its protein translation is MSASSDSLIAHLRAAGTVTAGPVRVRGLEGGVSSEIALVEDGDRRLVVKRALPRLKVSAEWLADTGRNRTEWDYFDYAARVVPESVPRILAGNREEGWFAMEYFGDGFRTWKQMLLAGHADRGPAVHAGAVLGRLHAASWGDSNAAARFATLSNFHALRIEPYLLTTAARVPAVRDVLEAEAGRLARTNLALVHGDYSPKNLLVSHDRIVVLDAECGWYGDPAFDTAFLLCHLHLKTLLHRADPARLLDLVPAFWNAYGTALGSRATADLESRTVLLLAALMLARVHGKSPVEYLKPGDGDIVTAFAVRCLVTPTPVLKTFTADWLLTLASS
- the eno gene encoding phosphopyruvate hydratase yields the protein MKISALHALQIFDSRGHPTVEVEITLENGMSGRGFVPSGASTGSHEAHELRDGDPHRYRGKSVFQAIAHVEGEIARLVVGRDVFDQSGLDAALVALDGTPNKSRLGANALLGVSMAAAQAAACARGVPLFESLGGGQSTLLPLPEVQIFGGGRHAQGRIDIQDFMIVALRARTYEETLEITHNVFHAAADVMRARGRLAGVADEGGYWPLFDRNEDVFEALLAAIRAAGYTPGRDVGLSLDIAATDLFQDDSYSLGLEKRRFTSAQFARLMIDWVEKYPIVSIEDPMAEDDWDGWRLVREAIGHRCQLIGDDHFTTHPERIRRGISARTANAVLIKLNQIGTVTETIRAIRQTQAAGWLPVVSARSGETEDAFIAHLAVATNAGQLKVGSFSRSERMVKWNEVLRIQRSLGGRARFLGTGIFEAAGIALPVLA
- a CDS encoding cation transporter; protein product: MKQSVAVAFQTTLKSIFVNVVLAAVKILAGLLGHSYALIADGIESLTDVVTSSVVLVSLRISSRPPDEDHPFGHGKAEQLGALFSALALLAAGAIIAIQSSRNLVGRHSSPDWFTLPILLLVVVTKMILSRYALKKSAETTSIALKGDAWHHRSDAITSALAFLGITISLAGGPGYEKADDIAALLGCLVIGYNGFSLLKLALHENMDGAAPPEMVREVLALAESTEGVRRIEKLRMKKSGLGYHMDVHVQVDRRITVEKGHAIGHRVKDAVRASFPAVTDIVTHVEPFSGPTVPHEAPDREPSRGK